The segment GCAAAGGAGAAATCATCTTGACACGCATGAAGCGATGTCTCGCGACGACTCTGTGTTTGATCTGCATGGCAAGCCAGGTCCGATCCGAAGACTCGATCCCGGTTGGGCCATCGTTCGACTATCACCCCGCCCAGTATGTCGTGATTGATCGCGAGACCGGCCTTGCCTGGCCGGCCGGTGAGGCGTTGCTTCCGCCGCCCCGGGGGACGTTCAACGAGGTGACGACCACGGGCATCCGCGACTTCGAGACGACCAAATACGCCGCAGGCCATACAGGCTGGCGGCTTCCGACCATCGCGGAACTCCGCGACGCCCGAGATCATGGTCTGTACGCGGCCCTGGTGGAGGTCGCCAGGCTGGAAGGGTATCCCTATCCCAGACCTGTCGTGCGCTACGGCTACTTCGGAGCCTGGGCCAGTGATCCCATCGTCAAGAATCGTCGGCCGTGGGTGAATCTCCTCGCCCCTCTACCCTATGAGATCCGATGGTGGCCGTTGAACTGGGCGTCCGGCCCGTACCTGCCCGTGCGCGAAACGGCACAGCCCACCCCCATCCTCTGGGCAGACGACATTCAAGAGGGGGAGCGCCCCTGGGGATTTAGCGGGCTGTCAACACAGTACGACGGCAAGACTGTCGAGCCCGATGACGCGAACGGCGCGAACATCTCCCGGGTTCCAGACCCCGCCGGCGGCCCAGGCTTCGCCATGCGGCACTTCGCCATCTTCGGGCCAAGGGTCGGCCGGTCGCAGGCAGGTCTTTGGAGCTTCAGGAATGCGGAATTCGCCAAGCAGGCCAAAAGCGAAGAGGGGGTGTATCTCGCCCAGGAATGGTACTTTCCCGAGGCCCTCAGCGCGGGCGGGCAAGCGAGGCCCTGGCTCAGCGTCTGGGACTGGCATTCGATCGGCCCGAACGGCAAAAACCGTTGGCATACGTCGCCCGGCATGTTCCTGGCGAAAGACGGCTCGATGCGCTTCCGTCTGGATTGGAATTACGGGATGACCGGTAACCCCACCACTCCGTGGTCGACGATTCCCTTACCCGTTGGCCGTTGGTTCGATGTCGAGATGTACTACAAATGGACCACCGGACCAACCACCATCAAGATCTGGATTGATGGCGAGCTTGCCCTTGAGCAGACCGTTTCCCGAACGCGCCACCCCGATCACAACGTTGTGGAAACCTACATGAAGTTCTACGGCGCGGCCCCCTCCACGACGCCCTGGTCTCCGACCCCCAGCATCAAGTACACCCGCAATGTCCGCATCGCGGCCGATCGCATCTGGCCCGGTGGAGGGGATTGAGCCAGGCGTTCCGAACGTCTGCCTTGGCTTCGTGTCTCACGTCGAAACAAAAACGGGGTGGAGAGCGACTCCACCCCGTTTCGATCGTGCAGGTCAATCCAGCCAGGGCGTTGAGCGGGAATTACTCCGCTCCACCTTCTTCGCCGCTCGGCTGACCTTCGGCCGAGGCCGAACCGGCACCGGCCAGTTCTTC is part of the Tautonia marina genome and harbors:
- a CDS encoding heparin lyase I family protein, whose protein sequence is MTRKGEIILTRMKRCLATTLCLICMASQVRSEDSIPVGPSFDYHPAQYVVIDRETGLAWPAGEALLPPPRGTFNEVTTTGIRDFETTKYAAGHTGWRLPTIAELRDARDHGLYAALVEVARLEGYPYPRPVVRYGYFGAWASDPIVKNRRPWVNLLAPLPYEIRWWPLNWASGPYLPVRETAQPTPILWADDIQEGERPWGFSGLSTQYDGKTVEPDDANGANISRVPDPAGGPGFAMRHFAIFGPRVGRSQAGLWSFRNAEFAKQAKSEEGVYLAQEWYFPEALSAGGQARPWLSVWDWHSIGPNGKNRWHTSPGMFLAKDGSMRFRLDWNYGMTGNPTTPWSTIPLPVGRWFDVEMYYKWTTGPTTIKIWIDGELALEQTVSRTRHPDHNVVETYMKFYGAAPSTTPWSPTPSIKYTRNVRIAADRIWPGGGD